The sequence GGACTGCACCTTCTCGAAGGCGCGGACCTCGATCTGGCGGACGCGCTCGCGCGACACGCCGAACTCGGCGGCAAGGTCTTCCAGCGTCATCGGCTCATCGGCGAGGCGACGGGCCTCGAAGATGCGGCGTTCGCGCGGGTTGAGCACGCCCATGGCGCCGTTCAGCGCGTCACGGCGGTGATCATACTCCTCGTGCTCCGCCATCAGGGCTTCCTGGTTGGGCGTGTTGTCGACCAGCCAGTCCTGCCATTCGCCGGCTTCGCCGTCGTCGCGGATCGGGGCGTTGAGCGACGCGTCGCCACCGAGGCGGCGGTTCATGTCGATCACGTCCTGGTCCGTCACGCCGAGGCGCTTGGCGATGGTCGCGACCTGGTCGGGGCGGAGATCGCCCTCGTCCAGCGCGTTGATCTTGCTCTTCGCCTTGCGCAGGTTGAAGAACAGCTTCTTCTGGTTCGCGGTGGTGCCCATCTTCACGAGCGACCAGGAACGCAGGATGTACTCTTGAATCGACGCCTTGATCCACCACATGGCGTAGGTGGCGAGACGGAACCCCTTCTCGGGTTCGAAACGCTTCACCGCCTGCATGAGGCCGACATTGCCTTCCGAGACGACCTCGGAGATCGGCAGGCCGTAGCCGCGATAGCCCATGGCGATCTTGGCCACGAGGCGGAGA is a genomic window of Bradyrhizobium sp. CB1717 containing:
- the rpoH gene encoding RNA polymerase sigma factor RpoH, with the translated sequence MARTAALPVLNGESGLSRYLAEIRKFPMLEPQQEYMLAKRWREHDDRDAAHQLVTSHLRLVAKIAMGYRGYGLPISEVVSEGNVGLMQAVKRFEPEKGFRLATYAMWWIKASIQEYILRSWSLVKMGTTANQKKLFFNLRKAKSKINALDEGDLRPDQVATIAKRLGVTDQDVIDMNRRLGGDASLNAPIRDDGEAGEWQDWLVDNTPNQEALMAEHEEYDHRRDALNGAMGVLNPRERRIFEARRLADEPMTLEDLAAEFGVSRERVRQIEVRAFEKVQSAVKGTIARQEQAALEAAH